From the genome of Candidatus Omnitrophota bacterium:
GGCTGGATCTCGGTTAGTCCGTCCAGGTAGGGCTGTAGGACTTCGGGAATACGAATGGTTCCGTCCGCCTGCTGGTAGTTTTCAATCAGGGCGATCAAGGTGCGTGCGGTAGCCACACCGGACCCATTGAGCGTGTGCACAAATCGCGGTTTTCCGCCACCCGCGGGCTTGAAGCGTATGCCTGCGCGCCGCGCCTGGAAGTCCTCAAAGTTCGAACAACTGGAAACCTCCAGCCATTGCTTACAGCCGGCTGCCCAGGCTTCCAAATCGTAACATTTTGCCGCAGCAAAACTTAGATCTCCTGAAGCAAGCACCACCCTGCGGTACGGCAGGCCCAGGAGCTCCAGCACCTTCTCGGCGTTACCCACCAGGGATTCAAGTTCCGCGTAGGACTCACCGGGCTTCACAAACTTGACGAGCTCCACCTTGTTGAACTGGTGCACCCGTGTCATCCCGCGCACATGCGCCCCGTAGGAGCCCGCCTCCCTGCGAAAGCACGGAGTGAAAGCGTGGTAATAGACCGGAAGCTGGGCCTCTTCCAAAATCTCATCGCGGTGCAGATTGGTCACAGGCACTTCAGCCGTCGGAATAAGATACAGGTCTTCTTCCTCAACCTTGTACATGTCCTCTTTCATCTTGGGAAGCTGGCCCGTGCCGGTCATGGAATCCGTATTCACCAGAAGCGGCGGAAAGATTTCCGTATAGCCGTGTTCGCGGCAATGCAGATCCAGCATAAAGGAAATCAGGGCGCGTTCCAGCCTGGCCCCCATGCCCTTGTAACACACAAAACCCGACCCGCTGATTTTGGCCGCCCGCGGCATATCCAAAATATCCAGGGCCTCACCCAATTGGACATGATCTTGGGGCTCAAAATCAAAAGAGGGGATCTCCCCCCACTCGCGCGCCACTTCATTGGCGCTGGCGCCGCCGGTGGGAATTTCTGAGTGGGGGATATTTGGAATTTTCAGCAGTTCGTTCTTAATGCGCGAACCGAGTTCACCCAGAGCCTCTTCCTTCTTAGCGATCTGCTCGCCCACGCCCCGGCTTTGGGTCATGAGATCGTCAGCGTCATGGCCCTGCCGCTTACGCTGCCCTACCTCTTCACTAAGCTTCTTGCGCTCATGCCGCAGTTGCTCGACTTCGACCAGCATCTGGCGATGCTGCTCATCCAAAGCCAAGAGGGCATTGAGATCGAGCTCGACTCGCTTGCGCGCAAGCCCTTCTTTGACTTGTTCAGGGTTTTGACGGATGAATGATAAATCCAGCATGATAGACTTTTAGGGACGGTTCTCGTGTAACACCAGCGATAGCAAGGGGATAGCGAGACCCGTCCCTGGTTTTGATTTGGTGAGGGCGGAAGGAATCGAACCTTCGACCCACGGCTTAAAAGGCCGGTGCTCTGCCAACTGAGCTACGCCCCCAGAATCTCCTGCTCTTTTTCCTTAAGAAGTGCGTCAATCTTTTCGATATGCTTGTCTGTCACCTTCTGCACATCTTCGTGGGCTTTGCGTTCTTCGTCTTCGGTAATTGTGCCGGCCTTGTGCAGCTTCTTAAACTCGTCATTGGCATCGCGCCGGATCGCGCGGACGGAAACACGTCCATCCTCAGCCATACGCTTGATCACCTTGTCCAGCTCAACCCGTCTCTCGTGCGTCAGTTGCGGAATGCCTAAACGGACGACCTTGCCGTCACTCTGCGGCATGATCCCCAGGTCCGATTTTTGAATTGCTGTCATGATTGAGTTGGTGGCCGACTGATCCCAGGGTTGGATCATGATCATCTTCGGCTCAGGGACGGTAATGGTGGCTAACTGATTCATTTTCATCTGAGCGCCGTAATGCTCGACCACAACGTGGTCCACCAATTCGGCACTGGCCCTTCCGGTGCGCACGCCGTGGAACTCGCGAATCACCGATTCAACGGCCTTCTTCATCTTTTCCTCAGCACTCCGGAGTACAACTTTTTCAGCCATAGTCGGCCCTCCTGGTGTTCACCGCGTGTTCAGCACCCTCGTCATCCCGATCCGCCACGGTTGATGGCGGAGAAGTGACCTTTGTCCCGTAAAGATTACTTCACTCCGTTCGCAATGACGGTCTCGCATGGTTCGCAATGACAATCTGCGGTGCGAGCGCCCGCCGGATTCTCTTTAATGGACGATCGTGCCGATCTTCTGACCTGAAACAACACGCTTAAAATTCCCGGCGCGCGTTCTGTCAAAGACAATGATCGGCAAATGGTTGTCCCGGCACAACGACACGGCCGCAGCATCCATAATTCTCAAATCTTTTTGAAGAACATCCAGGTAGGTCAGCGAGGAATACCGCGTGGCGGCCTTATCCTTCTTGGGGTCCGCACTGTATACGCCGTCAACCTGCGTCCCCTTCATTACGGCCTCTGCGCCGATCTCCACAGCTCTGAGGGCAGCTGCCGTATCGGTGCTGAAGTGCGGGTTGCCCGTACCGCCGGCAAAGATCACCACACGCCCCTTTTCCAAGTGGCGGAGGGCTCTGCGGCGGATATAGGGCTCGGCGAGCTGCTGCATTTGAATTGCAGTCAAAACACGGGTGAGGATCCCCACCTTTTCCAGGGCGTCCTGCAGAGCCAGGCCGTTGATCACCGTGGCCAGCATCCCCATGTAATCTGCGGTGCCGCGATCCATGCCGGCCGAAGCAAATTCATGACCGCGCACGAGATTTCCGCCCCCGATCACCAAGGCGACCTGCACCCCGAGATCGACAACCCCTTTAATTTCCTTGGCCACCAGTTGAGCGGACTTGGGATCGATTCCCAAAGTCGCACCCTGGAGGGATTCGCCGCTGATCTTCAGAAGAACACGCTTGTAAGCGGGTTTGACCTTGCCGGATAACTTTGACTTAGACACGGGATTAAGCCTCACCCAATTGGAAGCGCGCAAATCTCCGGACCTCAATCTCAGCGCCTGTTTCCTTGGCAACCGCGGCAACCACATCCTTTATTTTCAGCCCTTCATCCTTGACAAAGGGCTGATCCACCAAGCAGGAATCCGAATAAAACTTCTCAATCTTGCCGCTGATAATTTTATCGAGCACATTGGCGGGTTTGTTCCCGATCTGCGCCTCGATGATTTCCTTTTCTTTATCCAGCAGCTCCTGGGGAACTTCCTCGCGTCTGACAAACTGTGGCGGCCGCGCCGCAATCTGCATGGTCAGATCCTTGGAGAGCGTTTTAAAAGATTCTGTTCCGGTGGCCGCAGAAGGAGAAGCGGAAACCTCGATGAGCACCCCGATCTTTCCGCCCATGTGGATATACGAAGTCACGGCCCCATCCCCTTCGGAAGCCAAGAGAGCCAACCGGCGCACCTGTATATTCTCTCCGATCTTGGCCACGGCTTCCACGACTGTCTCCTTAACCGTGAGATCCGTGTCCTTGAACTTCTGTGCCAAAAAAGCATCCAGGCCGCCCGGCTGTTTGGCCAGCACATCCTGGGTCAAATGCTTCACCAAGGTCTGGAACTGCTCGTTACGGGCCACAAAGTCCGTCTCGCAGTTGATCTCCAAAAGCGCCCCGGTCTTGCCGTCCGCGCTGATGGCCGCGCCGACCAGACCGTCTTTGGCTTCGCGCCCGGCCTTCTTGCCGGCCATGGCTGCGCCCTTTTTGCGCAAAACCGTGATTGCGCCGTCCACATCGCCTCCGGACTCAGATAAGGCTTTCTTGCACTCCACAATGCCTGCGCCTGTCCGCTCGCGCAGGTCCCGAATGGCATCAACACCTACAGTCATCACGTCTCTCCTCTTAAAATTAAGAATTCTCTGGGGTTTCTTTCTGCGCCCGCGCAGCCTTGATCTTTGCGCCGGCTAAGGCCAACTCACTCTCGGATTCCGCAGATTCTCCAGCGTCGGTGCCGACCGCCTCTGAGGTTGCAACCACCCGCCTCACGGCATGCCGGGCTTGGAGGCCCCTCTCCACAGCCTCGACCAGCTTTTCGAGCACAAGACGAATGGAACGGATCGCATCGTCATTGGCAGGAATGGGGTAATCAATGGGATCCGGGTCCGCGTTGGTGTCCAGCATGGCTATCACGCTAATCCCCAACTTGTTGGCTTCGCGCACGGCAATGTCCTCACGCATGCAATCCACCACAAAGACCGCGGAAGGAAGGCGGTCCATTTCAGCAATACCGCCGAGGTTTCGCTGCAATTTAGCCAACTCTTTGTCGAGCTGCACCACTTCCTTCTTCTTGAGGAGCTTGACCGTCCCGTCCTCCTTCATGCGCTGGATTTCTTTGAGACGGTTCACACGCTTGCGGATGGTTTCGAAATTGGTGAGAGTGCCGCCCAGCCAGCGGGTATTGACATAGAACATGCCCGAACGCTTTGCGGCTTCTTCAATGATAGGTTGGGCCTGGCGCTTGGTCCCCACAAAAAGGATGTGTTCGCCCTGTGAGACCAGGTTTTCGAGAAAATCGCAGGCCTTCTGCAAGCACACTGCCGTGCGCCGCAGGTCAATGATGTAAATTCCCTTGCGCTCGCCGAAGATAAACGGACGCATCTTCGGATTCCAGCGCCCTTTCTGGTGGCCGAAGTGTACGCCCGCCTCCAGCAATTGCTTGATCAATTCATTTGCAGCCAAAACAAACCTCCTAGACCCGTAATCCTGCCCCCTTGATGATTCGCAGGAAGGCCATACGCGCCTGGTTTAACGGTGAATAGTCCAAAACCGAAGCCTCCAAGGCCCCGGGGATACAAAGGCGGTAGTATAGCAGCGCCCTGAGAGAGAATCAAGGGGAATCTGAGGTCGTGGATGTCTCGAACTGCATCTCGCACAATAGTTTATATAAGCCACCCTGGGCGAGAAGCTCCTCGTGCTTGCCCTGCCCGACTATCCTACCTTGTTCCAGGACAACGATTTGCGATGCCCGGCGCACGGTAGCCAAGCGGTGGGCAATCACAAAAACGGTGCGGCCCTCCATGAGTTGGTCAATGGCTTGCTGCACAGCCCGTTCGGATTCGGAGTCCAGCTGGGAGGTGG
Proteins encoded in this window:
- a CDS encoding UMP kinase, which translates into the protein MWLPRLPRKQALRLRSGDLRASNWVRLNPVSKSKLSGKVKPAYKRVLLKISGESLQGATLGIDPKSAQLVAKEIKGVVDLGVQVALVIGGGNLVRGHEFASAGMDRGTADYMGMLATVINGLALQDALEKVGILTRVLTAIQMQQLAEPYIRRRALRHLEKGRVVIFAGGTGNPHFSTDTAAALRAVEIGAEAVMKGTQVDGVYSADPKKDKAATRYSSLTYLDVLQKDLRIMDAAAVSLCRDNHLPIIVFDRTRAGNFKRVVSGQKIGTIVH
- a CDS encoding elongation factor Ts, which gives rise to MTVGVDAIRDLRERTGAGIVECKKALSESGGDVDGAITVLRKKGAAMAGKKAGREAKDGLVGAAISADGKTGALLEINCETDFVARNEQFQTLVKHLTQDVLAKQPGGLDAFLAQKFKDTDLTVKETVVEAVAKIGENIQVRRLALLASEGDGAVTSYIHMGGKIGVLIEVSASPSAATGTESFKTLSKDLTMQIAARPPQFVRREEVPQELLDKEKEIIEAQIGNKPANVLDKIISGKIEKFYSDSCLVDQPFVKDEGLKIKDVVAAVAKETGAEIEVRRFARFQLGEA
- the frr gene encoding ribosome recycling factor; its protein translation is MAEKVVLRSAEEKMKKAVESVIREFHGVRTGRASAELVDHVVVEHYGAQMKMNQLATITVPEPKMIMIQPWDQSATNSIMTAIQKSDLGIMPQSDGKVVRLGIPQLTHERRVELDKVIKRMAEDGRVSVRAIRRDANDEFKKLHKAGTITEDEERKAHEDVQKVTDKHIEKIDALLKEKEQEILGA
- the serS gene encoding serine--tRNA ligase, with product MLDLSFIRQNPEQVKEGLARKRVELDLNALLALDEQHRQMLVEVEQLRHERKKLSEEVGQRKRQGHDADDLMTQSRGVGEQIAKKEEALGELGSRIKNELLKIPNIPHSEIPTGGASANEVAREWGEIPSFDFEPQDHVQLGEALDILDMPRAAKISGSGFVCYKGMGARLERALISFMLDLHCREHGYTEIFPPLLVNTDSMTGTGQLPKMKEDMYKVEEEDLYLIPTAEVPVTNLHRDEILEEAQLPVYYHAFTPCFRREAGSYGAHVRGMTRVHQFNKVELVKFVKPGESYAELESLVGNAEKVLELLGLPYRRVVLASGDLSFAAAKCYDLEAWAAGCKQWLEVSSCSNFEDFQARRAGIRFKPAGGGKPRFVHTLNGSGVATARTLIALIENYQQADGTIRIPEVLQPYLDGLTEIQPAG
- the rpsB gene encoding 30S ribosomal protein S2 gives rise to the protein MIKQLLEAGVHFGHQKGRWNPKMRPFIFGERKGIYIIDLRRTAVCLQKACDFLENLVSQGEHILFVGTKRQAQPIIEEAAKRSGMFYVNTRWLGGTLTNFETIRKRVNRLKEIQRMKEDGTVKLLKKKEVVQLDKELAKLQRNLGGIAEMDRLPSAVFVVDCMREDIAVREANKLGISVIAMLDTNADPDPIDYPIPANDDAIRSIRLVLEKLVEAVERGLQARHAVRRVVATSEAVGTDAGESAESESELALAGAKIKAARAQKETPENS